ACCTCATCTTTCTGCTCCTGCTTCATCTTCTTGCTTATCTCCTGAATCTCCTCCAGCGGCAGCCCGATCTCCCGCAGACTCGCATAGTCGCACGGATCCACATAGAGCTCAATATCATCGGCGTGTTGCTGCATGTGTCTCTCAGCTGCCTTggccgatcccgatcccgatcccgatacAGATCCAGATCCCAATCCCGATACAGATCCCAAACCGAAATTGCCCACAAGTTGATCGTATTTCTCGGGTGACAATTTCTGAAATTTCGGTTCGGTTCTTAGGAGATTTTCGTGTGACGGGGAGCGTTGTTTCTGGAGTGATGTTGCAGCTGCATCGACAACGCTGGCCGATGTTGCTGTCGCGCTCGTGGCAGCGATGTTGTAGTCGCGAATGCTGTCAGCAACATCGGCGTAGTCCACCAGCTCATCGATGTCAGCCGGGTGTTcggtgtgtgtgggtgggtgctGAGTTATGGATGAAGTGCTGGGCATGTTAGTTGTTGCAGATGTGATGGCATTTGTTGGTGCCCGTGCCCGACGTGCCGGCGATGATgattgatgttgctgctgttgcggcggCTGCTGTGCGTGGTGAAAACGTGagtgatgttgctgctgctgctgctgtggcgaTGGTAACACATCACTCACCAACAGCTGATTGTGTGCCTGTGCATTTCTACTGGGAGTGGTGCATGCTGCTGTTGCCCCCGGCAAGTCAACAATATTTGGTATAAGCGATAATCCTACATAGTTGTCTGTTTGTGAgaagtgttgctgctgcagctgcaacggttgctgctgctgctgctgcagctgactGTGATATCTAGCCTGCTGTGAGGTGCTCGGCTctggctgatgttgctgctgtgtcgACTGTGTCTGTTgtgtctgctgctgctgttgcaggtGTATACTTGCTTTGGCGGGACGGGGCGGCGGACGACTCTTGTCCCGTGTGACTGGCGGCGGAACGGGCGGCAAATTAACATAGATTTCCTGCAATCGAATATATCACTCAGGCGATAAGATATTGGTAAGATATACAAGGTACTCACCTGCATTTGCTTGGCTATTAGCTCGCTTTGCATCAGCtccttttgctgctgctcctgcagaTCACGCTCCAGTTTGTCAGCTATTTCTTTGGCCACTCGCTTGTCATGCTCCTCCCTGTTGAGATATTGTTCTGATTAGTTCTATTGAAATTGCAAAAAGAATGCCGCGTGACTTTAACAATTTTCGGCCTTTGAAAATCACTTCTGTGGTTCCTTTAACAATTGTTGATTACAAATAAGGTAATTAAGGAACTGCCAAAACGAAtttcaatgaaatatttgctttaaatGGTCATGCTGTAACTTCTCTTCATCGGCCATATTGcatttggccataaaatgcataaaaaaatattattttttaatgttattAACACTCACTGTTCTGTCAGACGTCTTCTGTAGGCATCCACTCTTCGCTGTGCCTGCTCCTTCTCCTTGATTTGTTCGTGCAGGGCAGTTGGAAAGTCCTCTCGAACCACTGCGTTTCTGTAGCGATTTCCCTTGTAGAAGTCATTAACTGGGGGTAAAGATTTTG
The sequence above is a segment of the Drosophila melanogaster chromosome 2L genome. Coding sequences within it:
- the CG10283 gene encoding uncharacterized protein, isoform B; the protein is MNNFTTTTAAAPPKEALPRSGHVNEVCKEWLVREDGALAYKLQSQEINDFYKGNRYRNAVVREDFPTALHEQIKEKEQAQRRVDAYRRRLTEQEEHDKRVAKEIADKLERDLQEQQQKELMQSELIAKQMQEIYVNLPPVPPPVTRDKSRPPPRPAKASIHLQQQQQTQQTQSTQQQHQPEPSTSQQARYHSQLQQQQQQPLQLQQQHFSQTDNYVGLSLIPNIVDLPGATAACTTPSRNAQAHNQLLVSDVLPSPQQQQQQHHSRFHHAQQPPQQQQHQSSSPARRARAPTNAITSATTNMPSTSSITQHPPTHTEHPADIDELVDYADVADSIRDYNIAATSATATSASVVDAAATSLQKQRSPSHENLLRTEPKFQKLSPEKYDQLVGNFGLGSVSGLGSGSVSGSGSGSAKAAERHMQQHADDIELYVDPCDYASLREIGLPLEEIQEISKKMKQEQKDEVPLLARRLQAIESKDCVRQEHRDRLLAIEAQDKELAKMLQDREKAKAKRAKEKARLRKTQQKEAAEAANGNGNLLCGTNSHCGPLLPLPPDCLSSNANQSQADIDVEAYSNPIDVLNSSREQRPHNGPLTNGSLTRDGGSGSNHSSMQRQQRNMVPIRGEDDIYTLPVDSCRPGPRPLSLHVTEAMQPVQNNNSMTRSEHYGSEAGSHDSSHHSGQDVSPHMKYSKSGNFDQSASPTPPYMPIQGTRRSNSSEDRKKKSKDKCTHQ
- the CG10283 gene encoding uncharacterized protein, isoform D, which produces MNNFTTTTAAAPPKEALPRSGHVNEVCKEWLVREDGALAYKLQSQEINDFYKGNRYRNAVVREDFPTALHEQIKEKEQAQRRVDAYRRRLTEQEEHDKRVAKEIADKLERDLQEQQQKELMQSELIAKQMQEIYVNLPPVPPPVTRDKSRPPPRPAKASIHLQQQQQTQQTQSTQQQHQPEPSTSQQARYHSQLQQQQQQPLQLQQQHFSQTDNYVGLSLIPNIVDLPGATAACTTPSRNAQAHNQLLVSDVLPSPQQQQQQHHSRFHHAQQPPQQQQHQSSSPARRARAPTNAITSATTNMPSTSSITQHPPTHTEHPADIDELVDYADVADSIRDYNIAATSATATSASVVDAAATSLQKQRSPSHENLLRTEPKFQKLSPEKYDQLVGNFGLGSVSGLGSGSVSGSGSGSAKAAERHMQQHADDIELYVDPCDYASLREIGLPLEEIQEISKKMKQEQKDELLARRLQAIESKDCVRQEHRDRLLAIEAQDKELAKMLQDRMNSKKLFSCRYNYLGFRKEKAKAKRAKEKARLRKTQQKEAAEAANGNGNLLCGTNSHCGPLLPLPPDCLSSNANQSQADIDVEAYSNPIDVLNSSREQRPHNGPLTNGSLTRDGGSGSNHSSMQRQQRNMVPIRGEDDIYTLPVDSCRPGPRPLSLHVTEAMQPVQNNNSMTRSEHYGSEAGSHDSSHHSGQDVSPHMKYSKSGNFDQSASPTPPYMPIQGTRRSNSSEDRKKKSKDKCTHQ